A single genomic interval of Terriglobales bacterium harbors:
- a CDS encoding YbaK/EbsC family protein has protein sequence MGAMPPFGNLYGMAVYVDESLTKKKDIAFNAGSHNEVLHLSYADFERMVHPRVLRFSNLPDVESMGTWHL, from the coding sequence ATCGGCGCTATGCCGCCCTTTGGGAACCTCTACGGAATGGCTGTCTATGTTGACGAGAGCCTTACTAAGAAAAAAGACATTGCGTTCAACGCTGGGTCCCACAACGAGGTGCTTCACCTATCCTATGCAGATTTCGAGCGTATGGTGCATCCAAGAGTCCTGAGATTTTCAAACTTACCCGATGTGGAGTCGATGGGGA